The genome window AAAATACAATTTCTGTATTCTACACCGTCACGAACACAGCCCGCACCACCATGGGATGCTTCTACTGTTGGTTTTACCCAATTATTCTTAAATACACAGTCATAAACATATCCTCTAGAACGGAATTTATCCATTCCTATTTGAATAGCTCCACCTACAGCTGACCTAACACCTGTAGGATCATATGCATTATTTGAATCAAATGTACAGTTATATATTCTTGAATTATCAGCCATTGCAACTATTGCTCCAGCATGAGTAACTGCATGATTTTTAATAAACTTACAATTTTCAACCAGCAGATTTCTTGCAGTATAATTGTCATTTGGCGTACAGATTGCAGAACCATGATGCCCATCATTGTTTTTGAATTCACAACCTGTTATTTTCACATCATGAGTTTTAACATAAATTCCTGCAGCCGTACTTGAACGGTACCCATTAATAATTTTCAAGTTTTTTAAAGTTGTTTTGGCAGCACCTTCATCTACAATAAAAATATGTGTTAAACCTCTCCCGTCAAGCGTAGCAGATGAATCTGACATGATAGTCAGTCTCTTGTCTATAATTATCGGATCAAATTCCTTTTCAGCCTTAAATGTTCCACCCAATTTTATTACATAATCTTTTTTTGCACTATTTATCGCATCCCTAATATCTGAAAACTTACCTCCTTTCAAAAGAGAAATTTCATTATTTGGATCAACACCAAATGTTTGTTGTTCATTCAAATTCGTATTTAATATATTTTCTTGAGAATTTCCAAGTTTATCTTCAATGTTTAATTCATTTTCAATTCCAGTAGCGTTCTGATTTAAATCAGAAGCACAGACATCATCCATACATACACCAACAAAAGTGAACATGAGGACAATGACTGTTATTGAAATTAGAAAATGCTTGCTAATAGCTATTTTAGAATTTTTTAACATACAATCACCTTTTTCGAGGACGATTAGAAACCATTAATTAGAAAAAACTATTAAATAGCAATTAAACTTTTTATTTTAGTGTGAATTTATGAAATATTAATTTACAAATACCAAATTTAAAAATAAAAGATAATTTTATAGTATAACTGTCATCAGCCACCTAACACAAAATATTTTAAACAAATATTTTGACAAAAATTATGCAGTTATTTTAATTTAATACACCCGATTAAATTTTTACAAAACTCTATTAAATTGAACTTAAAATAAAAGATAATCATTTTAAATCCTCAAAATAGATATTAAACGATTTTATATTTAAATTTATTGTTTTAAATGATTTTTAAATGTTAAAATGAGAAAATATAACCATTCAATTGAAATATTACAAATTGATATCAATAAAATATTTTAGTAATAAAAATAATAATTATATATTAATAAAAGTAAGGTAAAAGAGACATGAAAAAACAAATTGCAATACTAATATTAGCATTATTAATTATTGCGCCCATGGTTCAAGGAGTAACTGCATCAAAAACCGTTTTTATAACTGCAGACAATATTGTAGACCATGACACAGACATTGATATGCTAAACTCTATCAAGAAGTACATAGAAGAAATTAGCGGAGGAGAACTTCAGGTAATTGTCGACAATCAGGCCCCATCACCCGGCGAAGGATACCGGGCAATACAGGTAACAAGTGATGTATCCATATGTCTGGCGGCCTGTGATGCCGGAAACTATATGCAATTAGCTACATCAACTAAGGATTCCCCTAAACAGATTATTTTAGTAAATACAGGAGATTATGACTTAGACAATCATAGTAATTATCTCAGAAGAGCATGGGATGACAATTATTCCAATGAAACATTCATGGGAATGCGTGATCCAGGAACATTCCTTAAAAATGACGGAATTTACTATATCCAGCCATTAAAACAATTCCCAGACAATGGAAGAAACGGTTACATTGACAGATTTGACGAGAAGATGAACGAACAGATTGCTAAAGAAGTTGTCGATATTGTAAATGCGCACGGAAATGATACAAAAGTATACAGTGATAATTTAATTGTAACAAACAAAATATCCCCAAGTGCAATGGCTAATTCCAGTAAAGCATTATTAAGCAGCAATGATACTGAAATGAACGGAA of uncultured Methanobrevibacter sp. contains these proteins:
- a CDS encoding adhesin, producing MKKQIAILILALLIIAPMVQGVTASKTVFITADNIVDHDTDIDMLNSIKKYIEEISGGELQVIVDNQAPSPGEGYRAIQVTSDVSICLAACDAGNYMQLATSTKDSPKQIILVNTGDYDLDNHSNYLRRAWDDNYSNETFMGMRDPGTFLKNDGIYYIQPLKQFPDNGRNGYIDRFDEKMNEQIAKEVVDIVNAHGNDTKVYSDNLIVTNKISPSAMANSSKALLSSNDTEMNGTYGNYTAAQLLYQTSSYLNGNGLDIPKAIDGPENPLGISFLVKDTYSIYDYMNMAGIVRNYMDENGRAPDSIEYNGAHISYYDLLYNFAKITQNHTDAKHMGFNQEYHFDKVNDSILLKAFPFVAILFVLFIAYTLYKRIRRF